A single window of Watersipora subatra chromosome 9, tzWatSuba1.1, whole genome shotgun sequence DNA harbors:
- the LOC137404514 gene encoding baculoviral IAP repeat-containing protein 7-B-like — protein sequence MPERNFEALDVDRRRQAAEYVPGYDWIPGRFGPPPGIPKDRKAQFDRMSDKAYLYAFLSLSQEEKESLMVSERERQRTFAAHWPIETKVKAHDCAKEGFYYTGVADRVQCAFCGGIVRNWERGDVPKYQHKNFFNYCKMVQNKPCQNIPISNCGPPKDIMTSQLSSSVRDDRKPATLGDLNINLVRRKGPPMDVYNMRMDTYRRYPSSNPIAADRLCEAGFLYEGIGDKVKCFYCDGALETWSWRDDPWAEHAKWYPGCTFVQQRKGLAFIKTARQQMTPYDIATAETLLYNKGDVSFLEEDMETSEEPVSIEELDGYEYCRSLDYPAEIIAKAYEANGDVEFDEPSKLVEIVQELNEGNSIPLEEHKKEVARRKGDKSVTNDLTDATTQPGRRINVVELITNSNDPSEQECKDLVDALRCKKCRKNMSGAVVLPCGCYCLCQDCSKGNLPAKCPACGRIVNGACRTFLA from the exons ATCGCATGTCAGACAAGGCGTATTTGTATGCTTTCCTAAGTCTTAGTCAGGAAGAGAAAGAGTCTCTCATGGTCTCAGAGAGGGAAAGGCAGCGAACCTTTGCTGCTCACTGGCCAATAGAAACAAAAGTCAAGGCTCATGACTGTGCTAAGGAGGGGTTTTACTACACTGGTGTAGCGGACAGAGTGCAATGCGCCTTCTGTGGTGGAATCGTCAGGAACTGGGAGAGAGGAGATGTGCCCAAGTATCAGCATAAAAACTTCTTCAACTATTGCAAGATGGTTCAAA ACAAGCCATGTCAGAATATCCCTATAAGTAACTGTGGACCTCCTAAAGACATCATGACAAGTCAACTAAGTAGTTCTGTCAGAGATGATCGAA AACCAGCTACTCTTGGTGACCTGAATATCAACTTGGTCAGACGCAAGGGTCCACCTATGGATGTCTACAATATGAGAATGGATACATACCGAAGATACCCTAGCAGTAACCCAATAGCTGCAGACAGGCTTTGTGAAGCTGGCTTTCTGTATGAAGGCATTGGAGATAAAGTGAAGTGTTTTTATTGTGATGGAGCTCTTGAGACGTGGAGCTGGAGAGATGATCCATGGGCTGAACATGCAAA GTGGTATCCAGGCTGTACATTTGTTCAACAAAGAAAAGGGTTGGCTTTTATCAAAACTGCCCGGCAACAGATGACTCCTTATGATATCGCTACTGCAGAAACTTTGCTTTACAACAAGGGAGATGTTTCTTTTCTTG aagaagACATGGAAACAAGTGAAGAGCCAGTGTCTATAGAGGAACTTGATGGATACGAATATTGTCGATCACTTGATTATCCAGCTGAGATCATAGCAAAGGCTTATGAAGCTAATGGTG ATGTTGAGTTTGACGAACCAAGTAAGCTGGTGGAGATAGTACAGGAGCTGAATGAGGGCAACTCCATACCTTTAG AGGAACATAAGAAGGAAGTAGCGAGGAGAAAGGGTGACAAATCAGTCACAAATGATTTGACCGATGCAACCACTCAACCAGGAAG GAGGATAAACGTGGTTGAGCTGATCACAAACTCCAATGATCCATCTGAGCAGGAATGTAAGGACCTGGTTGATGCCCTCAGATGTAAAAAGTGCAGAAAGAACATG TCCGGAGCCGTTGTCCTTCCTTGTGGATGTTACTGCCTCTGTCAGGACTGCAGCAAAGGAAATCTCCCTGCAAAATGCCCAGCTTGTGGCAGGATTGTAAATGGAGCCTGCAGGACCTTTCTTGCCTAA